The sequence tcccttctccacaaacccatcgctctcctgaaAGTGACGTAACACACCAAGTGGCAGCGCACTGACAGCTAAATCATCCCCCCTTAAACCCACAGTTCCCCTCTGTACTGGTAGTGGTGGCACATGCTATCGTGTGCTGTACAATCGCTAGCCCACAAACCCACCCTTTGCCGgtgaagcagtgggagaaggactggtagtgggttgtactactaggtcctgttactcttccttgcaagcatttacccggcagcaccctcctgtaagttctcGTCTGCCCagcacactttgtttttgaaaattcatacttcaagagggccctggggctccagcttggtctggctacaaaaaggccttccactgactctgccaagagGTAACAAACGGTGTGATTCCCAtatagctgcatatgtattttgtaaaacaaattatcctctaacgcccacacaagagtactggtaatggtaagGATTCCGAATTTAAGAAGTATTATCTTTCCTCcagtggccatcgtttacagtcactcagatgaatccagtgttcctggccttttactttcagaGCTGTcagtgtttggagtagtatctggtaggggcctttccaccgaggtcccagtttagggtgctcccaatcccgtatcagtaccgagtctccgatttccaggtcaggcaattccgtgttctgcccttcagatggtttaaaggcactctccacctgcgaatgaagaaactttaaagaggatgtaagttgtctgaaatacctttgtagttcatcccccatgatattaaggtcaacttgtgtggggggttgggtggcagcgtcccatggggttcttcccggacacccatagacgatttcagcagccgataccccTTTAtccgagtgggggggggggtgattctcatatggtataatgctaagggaaGAACCTTcagccagtttagacctgtctctgacactaatttggttagtttattcttaagggtgctgttagctctctctactacacctgctgactgagggtggtaggtgcagtggaactgctgttcgatatgcagtgactcgcacaattccttatttatcttCCCtgtgaagtgggggccattgcaGAACTTATcggtcggggtaccccaaacctctgtaagcaataactttaccacagttgaggccttattgttggcgGTTGGAAaaacttcaatccatctactaaatgcatcaacaataataagacagtacttgtaacaatgtacacgcacTAATTCAATAAggtcgagttgtatgcattcaaaaggaccacctggcaagggggttttgcctggggtgcacttcacccctttcccagtgttggtttgttggcatatcaaacacgaccgtagtttgccttgtgctgcttcctccaatctggggtgccaccaggaaCGTAatgaaatgttactcattccctccttgccaaagtgggtgtcagaatgtaggcaatCAATAAACATTgataacaaagaatcaggtatacatacttgaccgactgaagtaacccagaggccgtgcgccttccacatttgtttttctaagtcaggggcgtccccctgtaagtgctgcacagtgaccatatctggggtgcccggcgttgctatctttagcttgcaaacaactgcttgtttttacacagtggaAATGATTTTAgaccctggcgtgctgccaatttcgcttctgtatctgccctgttattgccctgggttactGGGGAGGCATCTGAAATGTGAGAGGAGCAtctaatgatggccaatttgtttgggaggaggatggcttggaggaggttctttacataaaccgcattctgtatggggctacctgtagaggtcagaaatcccctgtgtgcccagagttggcgaaaatcatgggcaactccaaaagcatagcgggagtcagtgaagacattagctactttgtccttggctaaaatgcaagctcgggtcagggcaaagagttctgctttttgggcagagactgggggctgcagagattcAGATTCCATACTCTTTCCACTATGTCGTTTCCCACGGCATAGCCACAAAGGCAGGTACCCTGTTCAGAAacgtaggaactaccgtcgacgtacaggtttaagtcggctgactggatggccttatctgaaaggtttggacagggtgcagttaaaaagtggttacgcattagacagtcatgaggtcggtccgcaagatcctcagcTGGGGCCTccaggaaggtggcaggattaacaGTCGTACAGTagacaaaagtgaggagtgggttattcaggagtgctacctcattTTTGTTTAAGCGgccctgggtaaggtgttgcgtctggtgagaggttaagagtgccgttacggtatgggaggaataaaataaatgcagggttatattggaggctgctgttactagggaataaatggctggaagcatttgtgagcacgGTGGGTCCCCtcgcaactgggtccagccgagtggagtagtatgccaccggtcttttcctatccccatggaaatgagtaaggatggctgtagcgcagtcctctaggacattcacaAAGacctgaaatgggcgatcatacaaagggcgtcccagggccggggcgctggcaagggcctgtttgaggctatcaaaggcctccccTTTGTTCTTTCataagttcaaagggtcccacagactggcttgaggccaagggtgtgaggtgcttagtaaggaacgccacgttaggtagccactgcctgcagatatttactaaccctaagaaggcGCACTACCCTATGAagtagtgggcggtggggtggcaatgatgggtgcaatacgttcGGGAGTGAGACACCGCTCAGTAGCACAAGAAGgggcccagaaatttcacctggcgctgggttcgttttactttctgtggagatGACGCCGGCGCATAACCTcgctgctcttaaattcagtgccccgaccaatgaaggccaaaatcCCATGTGGCTTCTTAACCACGCTATCTCTTTGTCTCAAGCATCATAGAACGTGTACACCAAGGtgcctgttccacaacactccctcgGATTACACGATGTGTAATCGTGCCCTCCCAACATGTAGCCCagcacatttatcaggattaaactctacCTGCCATATCTCTGCCCATCTCACCAACACATTGACCTGTGGCTTCagactaccctccacaccatCAATAACACCACGAATattcacatcatctgcaaacttactgattgcGGTTCCTTCATCGACTTCCAAACCATTCACCTGTGTCACAGACAGCAAGGGCCTCGGTACCAAGGACAACAAACGGCTCTTTCACCGACCACCATCCCGGCAGAAGAAAGAGCCGCCCCTCCCGTTCATTGTCCTGCTACCGTCAGCGGCGACGACACCCTGCGGGGCTGCGGAGCCTCACTGGAAACGGTGCCGGGAGTCACTGCTGTTCAGCTAGTCTGGGCCCCGTTCTCATGTCCGGTATCGCGACTGGAGTTGGTTAcagtaaaatacatttaaatgctATTTTTTCTCAATTTGCTCTGCACACGATACACAGAACTTAAATAGATTGTATGTCACCCATTAACTCTAGAGTGCCGTTTATAATTTCACACACAGCTCCCTTCCCCACACTcatcccaccagctgatcagcccTTACACGGACACCGTGAGTGGCTCTGAAAAGAGCCTTTGGGTCACCGTGTTCACTTTCTGTCTCTTCACTTGCTGGCGCCGCCGGTTTTCTTGGGCAACAGCACGGCCTGGATATTGGGCAGCACCCCGCCCTGAGCGATGGTCACCCCTCCCAGCAGCTTGTTGAGCTCCTCGTCGTTGCGGACGGCCAGCTGCAGGTGGCTGGGGATGATAAGGGTACTTATTGTTGACCCGGGCCGCGTTGCCGGCCAGGTCCAGGATTTCAGCCGTCAGATGCTCGAGCACAGCAGCCAGATAGACAGGAGCTCCGGCACCCACCCGCTCAGCATAGTTGCCCTTCCTCAGGAGCCTGTGAACACGGCCCACAGGGAACTGCAGTCCGGCCCGGGACGAGCGAGACTTGGCCTTGGACAGAGCTTTGTCCAGACATTTCCACAATCTCAGCAAGTGTATCCCAGAGAATGAGGGAATCCTCCCGCACTTGTCCTGCTTGTACCTGCTGGGGGAATGCAGTGGGGCGCTTCTGATTGGTGGAACAGCGCCTAATATTACTGGTGGAAGGAATAACCCAATCAGAGAGCGGTCGTATTCACCAATGAACAGAGGGCAGCTGGAGAAGCGCGGAAAATAACTGTCAATTggccaaaataaattgaaatttgaAAAGCCCGCCAAAAACTCCTTTGTTCAACGACAATCTAAAATCAAATTATAAAAGTGTATATGTGGAACCTGTCTCCATATCTTCTCCCGTCACTGAGACCCAGCACGTTTACATGACACTGTAATTCTAAATGATATTCCGAGAGTTTCTGGGAATTTAATTCTCTGATTTCTTTCAACTTGTAACTGATCGATTATCAGCTTCTGTGAGCGGCCGGTCACTCTGTGAGCAGTATCGGGGTTTGGACGGGTCTCTTCTTACAAACTGCGGCGGAGTCGAGCCTGGAGTTTAAGAAGTTGTTCTGTGCAAGAACCTATTGTGGTCTCGAATAGAAATAGGATGCAGAGCAGTGACAGCGAATGGGACAGAAGTTAATAAACCGCATTCCCCGTGAGAATTAAACCATTAACAACGGCAATTGTCCGCTCTTCATACAATCAACGACCAACAACCTACGGGAAAGAAGTTGGTAAAGGTTCTGCATTACTGCAGTGGGGtgggatggaatttaactgagaCTCCGGAATTATACGGCACAGCACAACCTGAAATTCTGATTAACACGAAGACAATTAGAATTAGCTCCCAAAGAAGAAATTGCCAGAATAATTCTGTTGTAATTTAGTGTCTAAATATTTGTATAACTTTCATGGAAACTGTGGGTGACTCTTAAAATAGCCGTTGGGTTTTTGGTTTGGTCTGTCAGCAATTTGTGGAGCTTCACTTGGAGCTGGTGTACTTGGTCACCGCCTTGGTCCCTTCCGACACGGCGTGCTTGGCCAGCTCCCCGGGCAGCAGTAGGTGCACGGCCGTCTGGATCTCCTGGGAGGTGATGGTCGACCGCTTGTTGTAATGGGCCAGGCGGGAAGCCTCGCCCGCGATGCGCTCGAAAATATCGCTGCCGAACGAGTTCATGATGCAATTGACCTTGGAGGAGATGCCGGTGTCGGGATTAACCTGCTTCATCACTTTGTAGATGTAGATGGAGTAACTCTCCTTCCTCGCCCTCTTGCGGTTCTTGCCCGCAGGTTTGGGCAAGGCTTTCTTGGTGACTTTCTTAGGAGCGGATTTCTGCGGCTCGGCTGTTTCTTCAGTCGGTTTCAGAGCCAGAAATAAGCGGAACCAGCTCGGAGCGCGGATTAAATAGGCAGCCTCCCCGCCCTATGCTAATGAGGGATGGGGAACCAGGAGTTTCCATTGGCTGTTTAGAGAGACTAATCACCCACAGACAGATCTTTTGATTGGATATCTGCGGGAACAAATCACAATGCCGCTCTCCACCAATCAGAAGCCGCCCCACTGCCCAGTGTTGGGTCCGGGTAACACTGCGGACTGGGAACTGGCGCCGGTCTGGGGCAGTTGTTGCTGCCGGTTAATGCGCCAGCAAGGGCGGAGGACAGAGGGAGGGTATTGGGGGGAAATTGAAAGGGAAAATGTAAAAAGCAAACCCGAACATGTTTATTTCATGAACAAGGGCTGCAGGGACCGAAGCTGAGAGATGTTCCGTGAGGCACGTTTCTGTGTAAATTTGCAGGTCagagtcgagtttactgtcatctgcacaagtccatgtgtgcacaggtgtaatgaaaagcttaactgcagcagcatcacagacacgacattcacaagaaaaacgtcaAGTAAATATTGTCCACAATTACACAAGAAATTATACAAACAGAACAAAATGAAGCAAAGACCACTGTGGTGTAAAGTGGCCATAGTGCTGCCGTACTGAGATAGTGATAGTGATCAGGATTGTgtaagttggttcaagaactgaatggttcatAGGAAGctgctgttcttaaacctggtggtgtgggacttcaggcgtctgtacctcctgcccgatgggagctggtGGTTGTCCATTCAAATGTGAGGAATGACCACACCCAAGAAATTAGAGGTCTCTCAGTGTAACTTCAGTTGTGGGGAAATTTTCGAAATCGATTCCAAAGGACACTGTTAACTCCATTCAGAAAGGCAGAGATTAACCTGGGTCAGGTAATGGGTGAATTCGCTGAGGTGCTAACAAGGAGGGGTGGTGAGGTTTTCAGCAATATCTTCAAGAGATTCCACAAACCAGACTGGTCACAAAATTCTGTACCAGCCAGTCACTTATATAGTGTGAGGTTCATTCTGTACCGGTCAGAcgctggtacagtgtgagagtgtggggttcgtACTGTAGCTGTCAgcctctggtacagtgtgagagagtgaagttcattctgtacctgtcagtctctgggacagtgtgagagtgtggggttcatacTGTACCTGTCCGAtgctggtacagtgtgagagtttggggttcattctgtacctgtcagtctctggtacagtctgAGTGTGTGGGTTCCATCCTCTACCTGTCAGTCTCAGGTACAGTGTGAGCGTGTGGGGTATATTCTGTACCTGAATTActgtggtacagtgtgagagtgtggggttaattctgtacctgtcagtctcaggtacagtgtgagagtgtgggtttCATTCTTAAATGGCAATCTCGGATGCAATGAGAGTGTGTACCTGTCAGTTCCTCATAGAGTGCAGGAATGAAAGGTGTATTCAGGTTTTCTTCCTCACAAATGAATAATCTGATTAAATCTATTTGTTCTTTGAATACCCTAAGAAAAAAACTATATATTATTCCGTCAGTATCAATGCTTCTGgctgctgttacggactcagtgaaagtccctttaagatagagagtgtctgtgtatgtgtgtgtggggtgtgcttacgtcaatagaagataaaggacgtaatgacgttgttgaagaagttagaagaagaaggagagaaagggagaagggagagagacaccagcctgcctgttttctctatcgatggatgacaaacaataactgtatctgccactgaaatccatatatggaagtaatccggtggagttcactttgttgctgacctgtagaaggaaacaggtatttgtgtgtgtggacgaccacgatttggatgcttttcggggtgaggaagtcactaccgagtaaacactgaagtgtcatttggattccatcgtggaacatttggatttcgtatttactctctctatgtttctctacgtctatgtctgatcttcagacaacggtggttgttgaagaagcccttgctcatgtttcaccttatggcttgcggaactgaactttaagaaccattccggaactgggagttttggactttgccacacacacacgcacgaagagtttagttttggggttaacgttcaaggtttaacatttttgaattctaacatactaacatttttacttttattttacgtattatcataagtagtgattaataaaatagtttttaacactgaatcatgctcagtgtgtttcttttgttgctggttcgtgacactgcaCTGAACACACTTTGGAACTGTGCATCTGCAGATATTCAACGCAACACTCTTCTTCGGAGAAATAATGTGACTTTCCTCAAGACCCCGTGTGGAAGTTTTGAACTGGTCTGTGCTGTGTTGCAACATTTGGGCTCAAGGAACTCAGTCTCTTCTGACTGTGGATGTGTCATCCACAGGTATTGGTGATGGGACCTCTGTTTGATCAGATGACAATGCACATGGGCTGATTCACTAGCTGATGACAATTGTTTGTGCAGTTGTGGATGGCaatgaaagttgtcaaaggacGGAGCAGGATAAAGACCctttggaaatatgggcagagaagaggTTGGAATTTAAACCTAACAGGAATGAGATGTTgtcctttgggaggtcaaacgttgatgtatacagtaaatagcagggtaCTAGAGAAGAGCATTAATGTACTGAGGCATCTTTGGctgcaagtccatacctccctgaaagtggtattaCATGGAGACAGGCTGGTACAGCCGTTGTAGGGTACAGCTCAGGGTACTGATTATAATACttgggaagtgatgttgcagctgtagaaaactttggttgggccacatctggagaactggGTGCAGTCCTTGTTGCCaggatacaggaaggatgtggaggctatggaaatggtgcagaagtggttcaccaatGTACTGCCTGCATTCAAGAGTATTAGCTGTCAGgaaagcttggacaaacttggattattttctctggaggatgagggaagatctGAGAGAAGTacataggattatgagaggcacagaatgGGGAGATGGTCAgggtctttttgccagggtggaaatatctgATGCTActgggcatcggtttaaggtgagagggtgaacatttaaaggagatgaatgaagcaaattttattttacatagtGTGGAGTCAGTGCCGGGAATATGCTGCCagtggaggcggtggaagtgatACAAATGCAACActgaagaggcatttggacaggtacatgagctgagagagggaggagagatggaGACCATGGTCAGGCAGATGTGCCGTCTAATCTGGAATTATGGAGACATAGGCATCgcgggccaaaggcctgttcgcAGGTTTGTTGCATTTGCAGCAAATCAtgaggaaaactaacagaatgttgtCTGTTATTGatgggggaattgaatacaaatgtgAGGAGGTTGTGCTTCACATGTGGGGCAgtagtgaggccacatctggaacacCTGTACAGTAATGGGCTCTGGATTTAGTGAAGGGtgttaatgtattggaagcagttcagagaaggtttactggaccaaCACTGGCACTGGGCCTgttgtctgatgaggaaaggttggacagtctgggcttgtatctgctgcagtttagaagagggagaggggacttgattaaaCCAGGAAGAGGTCCTGAGGGGTCCTGACAGGCCACGGCGGTGGAGGAATGTTCATAgtatgggagaatcttgaaccagGGACCGCTGTTTAATGATAAGTCATCTCTCATTTGAGCCAAAGCTTATTTACGATATTTttaaagatgttttattttgcaattatcttttttttgcctcagagattgttgaatctttggaattcttttccccaAAGGGTgttgggagcagagtgtttgaaCCTTTTATTGAGATACGTTATAAGGAAGGGGGTGAGATGTTACTGTGGGCAGACAG comes from Pristis pectinata isolate sPriPec2 chromosome 21, sPriPec2.1.pri, whole genome shotgun sequence and encodes:
- the LOC127581518 gene encoding LOW QUALITY PROTEIN: histone H2B.v1-like (The sequence of the model RefSeq protein was modified relative to this genomic sequence to represent the inferred CDS: deleted 1 base in 1 codon), translating into MTGGEAAYLIRAPSWFRLFLALKPTEETAEPQKSAPKKVTKKALPKPAGKNRKRARKESYSIYIYKVMKQVNPDTGISSKVNCIMNSFGSDIFERIAGEASRLAHYNKRSTITSQEIQTAVHLLLPGELAKHAVSEGTKAVTKYTSSSRSSRAGLQFPVGRVHRLLRKGNYAERVGAGAPVYLAAVLEHLTAEILDLAGNAARVNNKTLIIPSHLQLAVRNDEELNKLLGGVTIAQGGVLPNIQAVLLPKKTGGASK